CCGTGAGGATTTGTGATCCATGACGTATCCCATACTGGAACACGACCCGACTCGCGAGGCGCTCATTGAACCGGCTAAGGTCATCGAACCCCGCGATATGCCCGAGCATTGCGTCATCTGTTTCTTCCGAGAGGTGATCGAGAGGGTCGTTGAGGAACATGATGCCAGGGTGCTCGTCGAGAACCGATGGGAAGATGGCCCCCATCCCGTGTACGAGATCACCCACCGAGGCCAGCGGCTGGCCTTCTTCCACCCGGGCGTTGGGGCTCCCCTCGCCGCAGGTCTTCTGGAGGAGGTGATCGCGTTCGGCTGCCGCAAGTTCATAGCCTGTGGCGGATGTGGCGTGCTTGAGAGGGATATCGCCGTTGGCCATCTAATCGTCGTATCCGCTGCTGTTCGTGATGAAGGGGTTTCCTATCACTACCTTCCTCCCTCTCGTGAGGTTGAGGCCCATGAGAGAGGGATAAGCTCGCTGATTGCCGTGTTGAGGAATCGTGGGATTCCACATCGGGTGGGCAAGACCTGGACCACGGATGCCCCCTATCGGGAGACTCCGGACGTCATCGCGAGGCGGAGGGAGGAGGGGTGTCTGGTTGTGGAGATGGAAGCGGCCGGGATGATGGCCGTAGCTCACTACAGAGATGTGGTGTTCGGTCAAATCCTGTATGGAGGGGACGATCTCAGTGGCGACGAGTGGGATAACCGGAGCTGGCAATCTCGGACGGCCATCCGGGAGAACCTCTTCTGGATCTGCGCGGATGCCGTGCTGACGTTGTAGCAGAGGAGTGCGGTAAAGGGAATGCGATCCGCCCCTCCTCGGTTCCTGGCGTGAGAGCCCTTTCTGGGCGCTCGCGCTTCCACGCGGCGCCATCGAGGATATTTTGAGGGAGGTTTATGAGCGAATCACCGCGAATGGGAACCCGTGCCGTCTGGGCGGGGGAGCAAGAGGATTGGATGCAGGGGGCCACCCAGGTCCCCGTGGTTCACAGCGTCTCCTTTGGATACCGGGATGTGGATGAATGGCTACAGGTCGCGCTGGGTGAGAAGAGGGGCCACATTTACAGCCGCAATACCAATCCCACGGTGCACGCGTTCGAGGAGAAAGTCCGCAGTTTGGAGGGGGCAGAGGCAGCCACCAGCGCCGCAACCGGCATGGGGATCATCAGCAGCACGCTGTTCGCACTCCTTTCACCGGGGGACCGGGTTGTCTCCGTGAAGGACACATATGGTGGAACCAATGTGATCTTCTCGGAGTTCATGCCGCGCTTCCACATAGAGGTCACACTGTGCGACACCGTTGACCACGCCCAGATTGAAGAGGAGGTGGCGAAAGGGTGTAAAGTGCTGTATCTGGAAAGCCCCACCAATCCCATGCTGAAGGTCGTCGACCTGGCCCGTTTGGCGGCGGCAGCTCACGCGGTGGGGGCGATGGTCATCGTGGACAACACCTTTGCGACGCCCATCAACCAGAACCCATTGCAATTGGGGGCGGACCTGGTGCTGCACAGCGCGACCAAGTTCCTGGGCGGGCACGCCGATGCGCTGGGGGGCGTGGTCTGTGGCAAGCGGGAGTGGATCGAGCGGATCTATCACTACCGGGAGATCAACGGGGCGGCCTTGCATCCCATGGCCGCTTACCTGTTGCTGCGCGGCATGAAGACGCTTCATCTGCGGATCCGCCAGCAAAATGCCAGTGCCCTTCGGATCGCGCAGTTCCTGGAGGGACATCCGGCGATTGAGCGCGTGTTCTATCCTGGCCTGGCATCCCACCCTGGGCATGACATCGCCCGCCGACAGATGCGGGGATTCGGCGGGGTGCTGAGCTTCATGTTGAAGGAGAACAGCTTCGATGCATTGCGCCGCTTCCTGCCAAGGCTACGTTACGCCCACGCGGCGGCCAATCTCGGCTCGGTCGAGACGATAGTGGGGCCGCCCGCTACAACCAGCCACGTGGAATGCACCCAGGAGGAGCGGGCAGCGTTGGGGATCCCGGAGAGCCTGGTGCGCTATTCGGTGGGGATTGAGGACACGGAGGATTTGATCGCGGATCTGGAGCAAGCGCTGCGCCCGTTTATATAGGCGTTGAAGATCGCGGCGCTGGCAACACCGCACGATTTTGCCTTCCCTGCCCCTCGTTCGATGTGGGGCTATCGCTGTGCGGTTGAGGCTCATAAAAGAGGCGTACGGATGCCATCTTTCGCGCCGTCCCAGATCGTGTTGCTGGTAGTGCCGCCTGCCTTGCTGGGCACGACCTATTTCGCCTTCAGGGGGTTGGCTGCCTGGCTGGGGCCTGCGAGAGGATACCTCGCAGGCTTTCTGTTCTACTGGGTCTTCTGGTGTTTCCTGGCCTCGGTGTTAATCGTCGGCCCGGAGGGACTGCGGGAGATGTTTGGAACCCCGCGCCCGAGATTCGGGAAGCCCGCCTGGTTGGGATTCCTCCTCCTGTTGGGGCCGCCGCTGGTGATGTACGTGACGAGGTTTCCGGCGGAGGTGAAGGGGGCGAGTCTGACGATCATCATCTATTCCGCCCTGTTCGCGTTGGCCAATGGCACGATGGAGGAGGTGCTCTGGCGGGGGACTTATGTGATCGCCTTTCCGGATAGCTGGCTATGGGCATATCTTTACCCGGCCGTCTGGTTTGGGCTGTGGCATCTATCGCCGCAGGTGGTGTACCCCAGCGAGATGGCGGGCGGTGCGCTGGCATTCGCGCTGATGTCCATTTCCCTGGGATTGGTGTGGGGCTGGGTGGCAAAGACGACAGGCTCGATCCAGTGGACGGTGATGGCTCATATCCTGCTCAACTTTGCCGGGCTGGCTGGGCGTTCATTCCTGTGAGCTCCGGAGTGCCCGACCTTCAGGCCGCCAGAATGGAAAGGAGGGATGGCCATGGGGGAGATGGTCGTGCGAGTTGTGGCGGGGGCGCTTCTACTGGCGCTGCTGGCCTTATGGCTCTTTGGCGAGCGCTGGCG
The sequence above is drawn from the Chloroflexota bacterium genome and encodes:
- a CDS encoding cystathionine gamma-synthase family protein; this translates as MSESPRMGTRAVWAGEQEDWMQGATQVPVVHSVSFGYRDVDEWLQVALGEKRGHIYSRNTNPTVHAFEEKVRSLEGAEAATSAATGMGIISSTLFALLSPGDRVVSVKDTYGGTNVIFSEFMPRFHIEVTLCDTVDHAQIEEEVAKGCKVLYLESPTNPMLKVVDLARLAAAAHAVGAMVIVDNTFATPINQNPLQLGADLVLHSATKFLGGHADALGGVVCGKREWIERIYHYREINGAALHPMAAYLLLRGMKTLHLRIRQQNASALRIAQFLEGHPAIERVFYPGLASHPGHDIARRQMRGFGGVLSFMLKENSFDALRRFLPRLRYAHAAANLGSVETIVGPPATTSHVECTQEERAALGIPESLVRYSVGIEDTEDLIADLEQALRPFI
- a CDS encoding nucleoside phosphorylase, translating into MTYPILEHDPTREALIEPAKVIEPRDMPEHCVICFFREVIERVVEEHDARVLVENRWEDGPHPVYEITHRGQRLAFFHPGVGAPLAAGLLEEVIAFGCRKFIACGGCGVLERDIAVGHLIVVSAAVRDEGVSYHYLPPSREVEAHERGISSLIAVLRNRGIPHRVGKTWTTDAPYRETPDVIARRREEGCLVVEMEAAGMMAVAHYRDVVFGQILYGGDDLSGDEWDNRSWQSRTAIRENLFWICADAVLTL
- a CDS encoding CPBP family intramembrane metalloprotease, which translates into the protein MPSFAPSQIVLLVVPPALLGTTYFAFRGLAAWLGPARGYLAGFLFYWVFWCFLASVLIVGPEGLREMFGTPRPRFGKPAWLGFLLLLGPPLVMYVTRFPAEVKGASLTIIIYSALFALANGTMEEVLWRGTYVIAFPDSWLWAYLYPAVWFGLWHLSPQVVYPSEMAGGALAFALMSISLGLVWGWVAKTTGSIQWTVMAHILLNFAGLAGRSFL